Proteins co-encoded in one Desulfitobacterium hafniense DCB-2 genomic window:
- a CDS encoding cysteine ABC transporter substrate-binding protein: MKKMIRSLALVLAGALLLGGLVGCGQTGGDQANNANNANKANGASSAGSLEEIKQRGTLRIGVFSDKPPFGYVDANGQNQGFDVEIARRFAKDLLGDESKVEFVLVEAANRVPYLESNKVDIIMANFTVTEERKQKVDFANPYMKVALGIVSPNGALITSIDQLQGQKVIVNKGTTAQDYLTKNHPDLELLKYDQNTEAFEALKDGRGAALAHDNTEVLAWAKSNPGFTVGVPTLGSTDTIAPAVKKGDTELLNWINQELAELAKEDFIKKAYEKTLLPVYGDDVKPEELIVEGGKL; the protein is encoded by the coding sequence ATGAAAAAGATGATCAGATCCCTGGCCCTCGTTCTGGCCGGAGCGTTGCTCCTGGGCGGACTTGTGGGGTGCGGCCAGACAGGCGGCGACCAAGCCAATAATGCCAACAACGCCAATAAGGCAAACGGTGCCTCCTCAGCAGGCTCCCTGGAAGAAATCAAGCAGCGGGGAACCCTGCGGATTGGGGTGTTCAGTGATAAGCCGCCCTTTGGTTATGTAGACGCCAATGGCCAGAATCAAGGCTTTGATGTGGAAATCGCCAGACGCTTCGCCAAAGACCTTTTAGGGGACGAATCCAAGGTAGAGTTCGTATTGGTGGAGGCTGCCAACAGAGTACCTTATCTGGAATCCAACAAGGTCGACATTATTATGGCTAATTTCACAGTGACAGAAGAAAGAAAGCAAAAAGTGGATTTTGCCAACCCCTATATGAAAGTTGCCCTGGGGATCGTCTCACCTAACGGAGCTTTGATCACCTCTATCGACCAGCTTCAAGGGCAGAAGGTTATTGTCAATAAAGGAACCACGGCTCAGGATTATCTGACCAAAAACCACCCGGATCTGGAACTTCTTAAATATGATCAAAACACGGAAGCCTTTGAAGCCTTAAAAGATGGCCGGGGAGCCGCCTTAGCTCATGACAATACGGAAGTCCTCGCCTGGGCCAAATCCAATCCGGGCTTCACCGTAGGTGTACCTACTTTAGGCAGCACGGATACCATTGCACCGGCAGTAAAGAAGGGCGACACCGAACTCTTAAACTGGATCAATCAGGAGCTGGCAGAGCTCGCTAAAGAAGATTTCATAAAGAAAGCTTATGAAAAAACCCTCCTGCCCGTGTACGGGGACGATGTAAAACCTGAGGAGCTAATTGTCGAAGGCGGGAAGCTTTAA
- a CDS encoding DUF1847 domain-containing protein: MTQEDKKLSCTDCALLNCHKKDKTFPQFCLTTHTPEETIEGVNELYRKDDFVAKLSNAAAEIEGTYYGKLTRVEEIMAFAKRIGAKKIGIATCVGLMSEARIFAKILKAKGLESYGIICKVGAVDKTQVGVPEELKVNKGCHESLCNPVLQATLLNEEKTDLNVIVGLCVGHDSLFIKYSEAPVTTLITKDRVLGHNPAAALYASGFYYRRLLQEGDL, from the coding sequence ATGACTCAAGAGGATAAAAAATTGAGCTGCACGGATTGTGCACTTTTAAATTGCCATAAGAAAGATAAGACCTTTCCTCAATTCTGTTTAACAACCCATACCCCCGAAGAAACCATCGAGGGGGTTAATGAGCTGTACCGTAAGGACGACTTCGTGGCCAAACTCTCCAATGCGGCCGCCGAAATCGAAGGGACCTATTATGGCAAACTCACCCGGGTGGAAGAAATCATGGCCTTTGCCAAACGAATCGGGGCGAAAAAGATCGGTATAGCTACCTGTGTGGGACTGATGAGCGAAGCCAGGATCTTTGCCAAAATTCTCAAAGCAAAGGGACTGGAAAGCTACGGTATCATCTGTAAAGTAGGTGCGGTGGACAAAACCCAAGTGGGAGTGCCTGAAGAGCTCAAGGTGAATAAGGGCTGTCATGAGTCCTTATGCAACCCTGTCCTGCAAGCCACTCTTCTCAATGAGGAAAAAACCGATCTCAATGTGATCGTAGGGCTATGTGTGGGCCATGATTCCCTGTTTATCAAATATTCCGAAGCCCCTGTCACCACCTTGATCACCAAAGACAGAGTGTTGGGGCATAATCCGGCGGCAGCTTTATACGCCAGCGGCTTTTACTACAGAAGATTGCTCCAGGAAGGGGACCTATAA
- the metA gene encoding homoserine O-acetyltransferase MetA → MPINVPDGLPAAEILTKEDVFIMEEKRAEHQDIRPLSIVILNLMPNKIITETQILRLLGNSPLQVDITLLYPETHRSKNTPEEYLIKYYQTFDSIKDQKFDGMIITGAPIEQMPFEEVDFWPELQKIMDWSKANVFSTLFICWGAQAGLYHFFGVPKYPLPAKMFGVFPHTLNRRDIRLLRGFDDIFYVPHSRHTEVRKEDIVKVPELEILSESEESGVYLVGTKGGRQIFVTGHSEYDPYTLKAEYDRDISYELPINVPQNYYPGDDPRQTPVVRWRGHSNLLFANWLNYYVYQETPYNLEELGNR, encoded by the coding sequence ATGCCGATCAATGTACCCGATGGCCTGCCTGCAGCAGAAATACTCACCAAAGAGGATGTTTTTATTATGGAAGAGAAGCGTGCCGAACATCAGGACATTCGCCCTCTCAGTATTGTCATTCTCAATCTCATGCCTAATAAGATCATAACCGAAACACAGATTCTCAGACTCTTAGGGAATTCCCCCTTGCAAGTGGATATTACCCTTCTTTACCCGGAAACCCATCGCTCCAAGAATACCCCGGAAGAATACCTCATTAAGTATTATCAGACCTTTGACAGCATCAAAGATCAGAAATTTGACGGCATGATCATTACCGGTGCCCCTATCGAGCAGATGCCCTTTGAAGAGGTTGACTTTTGGCCGGAGCTGCAGAAGATTATGGACTGGAGTAAAGCCAATGTTTTTTCCACCCTGTTCATTTGCTGGGGAGCACAAGCCGGGCTTTATCACTTTTTTGGTGTTCCCAAATATCCCTTGCCGGCCAAAATGTTCGGCGTCTTCCCTCATACCTTAAACCGCAGAGATATCCGTTTGCTCAGAGGTTTTGATGATATCTTTTATGTTCCTCACTCCCGGCATACAGAAGTCAGAAAAGAAGATATCGTCAAGGTGCCGGAGCTGGAGATTCTTTCCGAATCTGAGGAGTCCGGAGTCTATCTCGTCGGGACCAAGGGTGGCCGGCAGATTTTTGTCACAGGTCATTCCGAATACGATCCCTACACCCTGAAAGCGGAATATGATCGGGATATATCCTACGAACTCCCCATCAACGTTCCGCAGAACTACTACCCTGGGGATGATCCCAGGCAGACGCCTGTCGTCAGGTGGAGAGGGCATTCTAATTTACTTTTTGCCAATTGGCTGAATTACTATGTCTATCAGGAAACTCCCTATAACCTTGAAGAACTGGGCAATAGATAA
- a CDS encoding HDIG domain-containing metalloprotein — MPDYTRDREAAWQLLNEYVKSETLLRHSLTVEAVMRHFASLYQEDPDLWGNIGLLHDIDFEMYPDQHCRKTREILTPQGLPEEFIRAIESHGYGLVHDVEPRENVEKVLFTIDELTGLVSATALLRPSKSLHDLTAKSVKKKWKQKSFAENVNREVIEAGANRLGKDLNEIIEETIKGMRTVAVAIGLEGNIEAGAEAGK; from the coding sequence ATGCCGGATTATACACGGGATCGAGAGGCTGCTTGGCAGCTTCTCAATGAGTATGTAAAAAGTGAGACCTTACTGCGTCACTCCCTGACAGTGGAAGCGGTGATGCGCCATTTTGCTTCCCTTTATCAGGAAGACCCCGATCTTTGGGGGAATATCGGCTTATTGCATGATATTGATTTCGAGATGTACCCTGACCAACACTGCCGCAAAACCCGGGAGATCCTTACCCCCCAAGGATTGCCGGAAGAATTCATCCGGGCCATTGAAAGCCATGGCTACGGTCTGGTCCATGATGTGGAGCCCCGGGAGAACGTGGAAAAGGTCCTGTTTACCATTGACGAATTGACAGGTCTGGTCTCAGCCACGGCTTTGCTCCGTCCCAGCAAGAGCCTTCACGACCTGACCGCTAAATCTGTCAAAAAGAAATGGAAGCAAAAGAGCTTTGCGGAGAATGTCAACCGGGAAGTGATCGAAGCTGGAGCCAACCGCTTGGGCAAGGATCTGAACGAGATCATCGAAGAGACCATTAAAGGAATGCGCACCGTCGCCGTTGCCATCGGCTTGGAGGGCAATATCGAAGCAGGTGCCGAAGCGGGAAAATAA
- a CDS encoding molybdopterin-containing oxidoreductase family protein, with translation MDKQIFHNVCPRNCYGTCGILSTVENGKLLKVEGNPKHSYTRGRLCAKGYAYTEYVYSPRRLKYPLRQFPRGSGNWQRLSWDEALEIIASKMIELHDRYGSNLACGYNKFSGNLGILHYATEGMFRGLGSYTKVHGDLCLSAEGDALNYNRGRGELLRDPEDMAKARGIVLWGVNPARTAVHQWSFINRARDKGAKLLVVDTLFTPTAAQGDSYLQIRPGTDGLLAMAALKYLWQMDRLDMDYIQEHVHGWEAFASYLQEEVSLEEASAITGVPLEGIKELAEMYLESPCATWVGFGLQRYSNGGQSVRGIDALVTLTKNQNQPGGGLYYFNFLDIFPLHIKNFPRPTEQEKASVRSLNIIHFAQEALALENPPLKLLWLAGHNPFSQGQNFQYWQKLVNQLELMVVVDLFMNETTAQADIVLPAASPFEEYDLHAGYWHQWIAINQKAIPPFYEARSDLEIARSLTQVLNKLRPGFSSFPWRLSALDWIEGELTPEIRERLEIDTWQELLHGPRKYKLNGSRGGQSYPTETGKFQLMSRDAKESQLPALVRFQEQRIEPPYPLRLLTPQSLLRLHSQYRELSWLNLEEKTDTVEINPQDAEQRGLKAKDHVTVFNDRGSCSRRVEINAYLPQGVVVMAQGETTNQLLTGQNTDMGIHTTGARGAAFYDSWVEVKKK, from the coding sequence ATGGATAAGCAAATTTTCCATAATGTCTGCCCTCGTAATTGTTATGGAACTTGCGGGATTCTCTCCACTGTGGAAAACGGGAAGCTCCTTAAGGTTGAGGGGAATCCTAAGCATAGTTATACCCGCGGCCGGCTCTGTGCCAAAGGCTATGCCTACACGGAATATGTCTACAGCCCGCGGCGCCTCAAGTATCCTTTGCGCCAATTCCCCAGAGGTTCAGGAAATTGGCAGCGCCTAAGCTGGGATGAGGCCTTGGAGATCATAGCCTCGAAAATGATCGAGCTTCACGACCGTTACGGTTCGAATCTGGCCTGCGGCTATAATAAATTCTCCGGCAACCTGGGAATTCTCCATTACGCCACAGAAGGAATGTTCAGGGGCTTGGGGTCTTACACCAAGGTCCATGGCGATTTATGCTTGTCGGCCGAAGGGGATGCACTGAACTATAATCGGGGCCGGGGGGAGCTGCTGCGGGATCCCGAGGATATGGCCAAAGCCAGGGGCATTGTGCTGTGGGGGGTTAATCCTGCCCGCACCGCTGTCCATCAGTGGAGTTTTATCAACCGGGCCAGAGATAAAGGGGCTAAGCTGTTGGTCGTCGACACCCTGTTTACTCCTACGGCTGCTCAAGGGGACAGTTACCTGCAGATTCGGCCGGGTACCGACGGGCTGCTGGCCATGGCTGCTCTTAAATATTTATGGCAAATGGATCGCCTGGATATGGATTATATTCAGGAGCATGTTCATGGCTGGGAGGCTTTTGCAAGCTATCTGCAGGAGGAGGTCTCCCTTGAAGAAGCCAGTGCCATCACCGGAGTGCCTCTTGAGGGAATCAAAGAACTGGCTGAAATGTATCTGGAATCCCCCTGCGCTACCTGGGTAGGATTCGGTCTGCAGCGTTATTCCAATGGGGGCCAGAGCGTGCGGGGCATCGATGCCTTGGTTACTTTAACCAAGAATCAGAACCAACCAGGAGGGGGATTATACTATTTTAATTTCCTCGATATCTTTCCCCTTCATATTAAAAACTTTCCCCGCCCCACTGAGCAGGAAAAGGCCTCTGTGCGAAGCCTCAATATTATCCATTTTGCTCAAGAGGCGTTGGCTTTGGAAAATCCCCCCTTAAAGCTCCTCTGGCTGGCAGGCCATAATCCTTTCAGCCAGGGCCAGAACTTCCAATACTGGCAAAAGCTTGTCAACCAATTGGAACTCATGGTGGTGGTGGATTTGTTCATGAATGAAACCACGGCCCAGGCCGACATCGTTTTGCCGGCGGCCAGCCCTTTTGAAGAGTATGATTTGCATGCCGGCTACTGGCACCAATGGATCGCCATCAATCAAAAAGCTATCCCGCCTTTCTATGAAGCCCGCAGTGACCTGGAGATTGCCCGCAGTCTGACCCAAGTCCTGAACAAGCTCCGGCCCGGCTTTTCCAGCTTTCCCTGGCGATTAAGCGCTTTGGACTGGATTGAAGGAGAACTCACCCCGGAGATCAGGGAACGATTGGAGATCGACACTTGGCAGGAGCTCCTTCATGGTCCCCGCAAATACAAGCTGAACGGGAGCCGGGGCGGCCAAAGCTATCCCACGGAGACCGGGAAATTCCAGCTGATGTCCAGAGATGCTAAAGAGAGCCAACTCCCCGCCTTGGTGCGTTTTCAGGAACAAAGAATTGAGCCTCCCTATCCATTGCGTTTGCTCACCCCCCAAAGCCTGTTAAGGCTTCACTCCCAATACCGGGAGTTAAGCTGGCTGAACCTTGAAGAAAAGACGGACACCGTGGAGATTAACCCTCAGGACGCAGAGCAGCGGGGGCTCAAAGCCAAGGATCATGTCACAGTATTCAATGATCGGGGCTCCTGTTCCCGCAGGGTGGAGATCAATGCTTACCTACCCCAGGGAGTTGTGGTCATGGCTCAAGGGGAAACCACCAACCAATTGCTGACCGGACAAAATACCGATATGGGGATTCATACGACGGGAGCCCGCGGGGCAGCCTTTTATGATTCCTGGGTAGAGGTGAAAAAGAAATGA
- a CDS encoding phosphoglycerate dehydrogenase encodes MFKINCLNNISQAGLKLFTDRYVDVDRYEDANGVLVRSTSMHDLELPPNIEAIARAGAGVNNIPLDKCAEKGIVVFNTPGANANGVKEMVIATMIMAARNLVGGVNWVNSCQTDPEVAKLVEKNKAKFAGTEIKGKKLGVIGLGAIGILVANAANKLEMDVCGYDPYISVEHAWKLSKYIKPIKNTEEIYRECDFITIHVPLTDSNRGMLNKQAFEQMKDGVIILNFSRDTLVDEEALIEALKTGKVAKYVTDFPNPKVCGVEGVIAIPHLGASTAESEENCAVMAVEQIMNYLEHGNIKNSVNFPNCDMGVCNQAGRIAINHKNIPNMLGQFTSTLAKENVNISDLMNKSKGSYAYTLIDIETPAAPEMITKLKEIDGVLKVRVIK; translated from the coding sequence ATGTTCAAAATCAATTGCCTGAATAATATTTCCCAAGCGGGTTTAAAACTGTTCACCGATCGCTATGTTGACGTGGACCGCTATGAAGATGCCAACGGCGTTCTCGTCCGCAGTACCTCCATGCATGATCTGGAACTGCCCCCTAATATCGAAGCCATTGCCCGGGCCGGGGCCGGAGTCAATAACATCCCCCTTGATAAATGCGCGGAAAAAGGCATCGTTGTCTTCAACACCCCCGGCGCCAATGCCAACGGAGTGAAAGAAATGGTGATCGCCACCATGATTATGGCCGCCCGCAATCTGGTGGGTGGAGTGAATTGGGTGAACTCCTGCCAGACGGATCCTGAAGTAGCCAAACTGGTGGAAAAGAATAAAGCCAAGTTTGCCGGAACAGAGATCAAAGGCAAAAAATTGGGGGTCATCGGTTTAGGCGCTATCGGCATCTTAGTGGCCAATGCCGCCAACAAACTGGAAATGGATGTCTGCGGCTATGATCCTTATATTTCTGTGGAACACGCCTGGAAGCTTTCCAAATATATCAAACCCATTAAAAATACGGAAGAAATCTATCGGGAATGCGACTTTATTACCATCCATGTCCCCTTAACCGATTCCAACCGCGGCATGCTCAATAAACAAGCCTTTGAGCAAATGAAGGACGGCGTAATCATCCTGAATTTCTCCCGGGATACCCTGGTGGATGAAGAGGCCCTGATTGAAGCTCTGAAGACCGGAAAAGTCGCCAAATATGTGACAGACTTCCCCAATCCTAAGGTCTGCGGAGTGGAAGGAGTCATCGCCATTCCCCATCTGGGCGCCTCCACGGCGGAATCCGAAGAAAATTGCGCAGTCATGGCCGTAGAGCAAATCATGAACTACCTTGAGCATGGCAACATCAAGAATTCCGTGAATTTCCCCAATTGCGATATGGGAGTCTGCAACCAAGCCGGACGGATCGCCATCAATCATAAAAATATTCCCAATATGCTGGGCCAATTCACCTCCACCTTAGCCAAAGAAAACGTCAATATCTCTGACCTGATGAACAAAAGCAAAGGCTCCTATGCCTACACCCTCATCGACATCGAAACCCCCGCCGCCCCGGAGATGATCACCAAACTCAAAGAAATCGACGGCGTCCTGAAAGTCCGTGTCATCAAATAG
- a CDS encoding DUF1015 domain-containing protein, whose product MARIRPFQAIRPREDVAGKVAALPYDVYNREEALEEIKKEPHSFLKVDRPETHFPEDFDPYHPQVYAKAAEVLQGMIQEGIFIREAKPCYYIYELTMQGRAQTGLVGCAAIDDYLQDVIKKHELTREDKELDRINHVDVCSAQTGPIFLAYRAQAGIHEVIERVKQNTPLYDFVAADGVRHAVWVIAEEQDIEKIAAGFAEIQSIYIADGHHRTASAVKVGLKRRAENPHYTGQEEFNFFLSVLFPHDQLMILDYNRVVKDLNGLSKAEFLAEVEKSFALEEIGNTPYRPEEKATFGMVLEGTWYKLKAREEIRSTDPVEGLDVSLLQNHLLTPILQIKDIRTDKRIDFVGGIRGLQELERRTGSDMKCGFSLYPTSIQELFAVSDAGRLMPPKSTWFEPKLRSGLFIHEL is encoded by the coding sequence TTGGCAAGGATTAGACCCTTTCAAGCCATAAGACCCAGGGAAGATGTTGCGGGCAAAGTTGCCGCCCTCCCTTATGATGTTTACAACCGGGAAGAAGCTCTTGAAGAAATCAAAAAGGAACCCCACTCTTTTTTAAAGGTGGATCGTCCGGAGACCCATTTTCCGGAGGATTTCGATCCTTACCATCCTCAGGTCTATGCCAAAGCTGCAGAGGTTCTGCAGGGGATGATTCAAGAAGGGATCTTCATCCGGGAGGCCAAACCCTGCTATTATATTTATGAGCTTACCATGCAGGGAAGAGCCCAAACCGGTTTGGTAGGCTGTGCCGCCATTGACGATTATCTCCAGGATGTGATTAAAAAACACGAATTGACCAGAGAAGATAAAGAGCTGGACCGCATCAATCATGTGGATGTCTGCAGTGCCCAGACAGGCCCCATCTTCTTAGCTTACCGTGCCCAGGCCGGTATCCATGAAGTGATCGAGAGAGTCAAACAGAATACCCCTCTCTATGACTTTGTCGCGGCTGACGGAGTGCGGCATGCAGTCTGGGTGATTGCAGAGGAGCAGGATATAGAGAAGATTGCCGCAGGGTTTGCGGAAATCCAAAGCATCTATATCGCCGATGGCCACCATCGCACCGCCTCCGCCGTTAAAGTAGGGCTGAAACGAAGGGCGGAGAATCCCCATTATACAGGCCAGGAAGAGTTTAACTTCTTCCTCTCCGTGCTCTTTCCTCACGATCAGCTGATGATTCTGGACTATAACCGGGTGGTCAAAGATCTGAATGGCTTAAGTAAGGCGGAGTTCCTGGCAGAGGTTGAAAAATCCTTTGCACTGGAGGAAATAGGGAATACTCCCTATCGGCCTGAGGAGAAAGCCACCTTTGGTATGGTGTTGGAAGGAACCTGGTATAAGCTGAAAGCCCGGGAGGAGATCCGCTCAACGGACCCTGTGGAGGGGCTGGATGTGTCCTTGCTCCAGAATCACCTCTTAACCCCCATTCTGCAGATTAAGGATATCCGCACGGATAAACGCATTGACTTTGTAGGCGGAATCCGGGGCTTGCAGGAACTGGAAAGAAGAACCGGCAGTGATATGAAATGCGGCTTCTCCCTATATCCCACCTCCATACAAGAGCTTTTTGCCGTATCCGATGCCGGGCGGCTGATGCCCCCCAAATCCACATGGTTTGAACCCAAGCTGCGCAGCGGCTTATTTATCCACGAATTGTAA
- the serC gene encoding 3-phosphoserine/phosphohydroxythreonine transaminase — MKRVYNFSAGPAVLPEEVLREAAEEMLDYQGTGMSVMEMSHRSKTIEGMMNEAAQDLRDLLKVPDNYKILFLQGGASQQFAMVPMNLMKNRVADHLNTGQWAKKAISEGKLYGKINVVASSEDQNYSYIPDLKDLKFSEEADYVYICHNNTIFGTKFNELPEVGDKPLIADMSSDFLSEPIDVSQYGIIFAGAQKNVGPAGVVIVIIREDLITEDVLPGTPTMLKYKVHLDNNSAYNTPPVYGIYICGKVFKWLKKLGGLEAMQKINEEKAAILYDYLDASAMFKGTVAKKDRSLMNVPFVTGSEELDAKFIKEAKTAGFENLKGYRTVGGMRASIYNAMPIQGVKDLVEFMRKFEAENKKG, encoded by the coding sequence ATGAAAAGAGTGTACAATTTTTCAGCAGGGCCGGCTGTATTGCCTGAGGAAGTCCTGAGAGAAGCCGCCGAGGAAATGCTGGATTACCAGGGAACAGGCATGTCCGTCATGGAAATGAGCCACCGCTCCAAGACCATTGAAGGCATGATGAACGAGGCTGCTCAGGACTTAAGAGACCTGCTGAAGGTTCCTGATAACTACAAGATCCTCTTCCTCCAGGGCGGGGCCTCCCAACAATTTGCCATGGTTCCCATGAACCTGATGAAGAACCGGGTAGCGGATCACCTGAACACCGGGCAATGGGCCAAGAAAGCTATTTCCGAAGGAAAACTCTACGGCAAAATCAATGTCGTCGCCTCATCAGAAGACCAGAACTACTCCTATATTCCGGATCTTAAGGATTTGAAATTCTCCGAGGAGGCAGACTATGTCTACATCTGCCACAATAATACCATCTTCGGCACCAAGTTTAATGAGCTTCCCGAGGTGGGAGATAAACCTTTAATCGCCGATATGTCTTCCGATTTCCTATCCGAACCCATCGATGTCAGCCAATACGGAATTATTTTTGCCGGAGCTCAGAAGAATGTAGGGCCCGCCGGGGTCGTGATTGTCATTATCCGGGAAGATTTGATTACAGAGGACGTTTTGCCGGGAACTCCCACTATGCTCAAGTATAAAGTCCATCTGGATAACAATTCCGCCTATAATACACCGCCGGTTTATGGAATATACATCTGTGGTAAAGTGTTCAAATGGCTCAAAAAGCTGGGCGGACTGGAAGCTATGCAAAAGATCAACGAGGAAAAAGCCGCCATCCTTTATGATTATCTGGACGCCAGTGCCATGTTTAAAGGAACCGTAGCGAAAAAAGACCGCTCCTTAATGAATGTTCCCTTTGTGACAGGCTCTGAAGAACTGGATGCCAAGTTCATCAAAGAAGCCAAGACCGCAGGCTTTGAGAACCTTAAAGGATACCGCACAGTAGGCGGGATGAGGGCCAGCATTTACAATGCCATGCCCATCCAGGGGGTCAAGGATTTAGTGGAATTCATGAGAAAGTTTGAAGCAGAGAACAAGAAAGGATAA
- a CDS encoding PucR family transcriptional regulator translates to MMVEESLQLQNELLNKLVQGGGLKELVDSAAHFVQREVVIANTSNRVLESTFSEGFSQGEFFAVLPLQPPVPGRVQLQAGEKKAEALVVELSHDAKRLGFLFICDPGADEDNRLKVLIHQARNVFVLELQKKAELLENSRNYQDAFLFDLLYGNIEDNADIIARGKLWGWDLSLPHVVTAFELEDYESYSQDHYLVTTLHDIIQSVAQSLDKTVILMEKNEEVVLALPVEARKRRDFKAYLNMIINQVLAQAEERLAPRVIRVGVGRRYEQPSELFRSYQEAKVAVKLSALLKDKGPIVYFRELGVERILYSHDKQELLEFYREILAELEAQDKQKNELIETLENYLVYHCDLKATADALFLHPNSLRYRLKRIEEILDLDLEDFDTRVSLVIAFKIKHLIHSKERL, encoded by the coding sequence ATGATGGTCGAAGAATCCTTGCAACTGCAAAACGAACTATTGAATAAGCTGGTTCAAGGTGGTGGTCTTAAAGAGCTTGTCGACAGCGCTGCTCACTTTGTTCAGAGAGAAGTTGTGATCGCCAACACCTCAAACCGGGTTTTGGAATCCACCTTCAGCGAAGGATTCAGTCAAGGAGAATTCTTCGCAGTCTTGCCTCTCCAGCCACCCGTTCCTGGTCGGGTTCAACTCCAGGCCGGGGAGAAAAAGGCAGAGGCTCTGGTTGTTGAGCTTAGTCATGACGCCAAACGCTTGGGCTTTCTGTTTATATGCGATCCGGGAGCCGATGAAGACAACCGGCTCAAAGTGCTGATTCATCAGGCTCGCAATGTCTTTGTTCTGGAACTGCAAAAAAAGGCGGAGCTTTTGGAGAACAGCCGCAACTATCAGGATGCTTTTCTGTTTGATTTGCTCTATGGCAATATAGAAGATAATGCGGATATTATCGCCAGAGGGAAGCTATGGGGCTGGGATTTGAGTCTGCCCCATGTGGTCACAGCTTTTGAGCTGGAGGATTACGAGTCCTATTCTCAGGATCATTATCTTGTCACCACCTTGCATGACATTATTCAATCCGTAGCCCAGTCCCTGGATAAAACGGTGATTCTTATGGAGAAAAACGAAGAAGTCGTCTTAGCCCTGCCTGTTGAAGCCAGAAAGCGCCGTGATTTTAAGGCGTATTTAAATATGATTATCAATCAAGTGCTGGCTCAGGCAGAAGAACGCCTGGCACCCCGGGTGATTCGGGTGGGAGTGGGCAGGAGATATGAGCAGCCTTCGGAACTGTTTCGCAGCTATCAGGAGGCCAAGGTAGCCGTTAAGCTTAGTGCCCTCCTTAAAGATAAAGGTCCCATCGTTTATTTTCGGGAACTGGGAGTAGAAAGAATTCTTTACAGCCATGATAAACAGGAACTGCTGGAGTTCTATCGCGAGATTTTAGCTGAACTGGAAGCTCAGGATAAACAAAAGAATGAACTGATCGAAACCCTGGAGAACTATCTCGTCTATCATTGTGATTTGAAGGCTACGGCCGACGCTCTTTTCCTTCACCCTAATTCCCTGCGCTATCGGCTCAAACGGATCGAGGAGATTTTGGATCTGGATCTGGAGGACTTTGATACCAGGGTATCCCTGGTCATCGCCTTTAAGATCAAACATTTAATCCATTCTAAGGAGAGGTTATAA
- a CDS encoding amino acid ABC transporter ATP-binding protein, which translates to MSSEQREILLAIKDLYKEYGGKPVLKGIDLQVPRGEVIVVLGPSGCGKSTLLRCLNGLEPIQKGDILLSGQSLIRGKVDWEQIRQQIGMVFQNYDLFPHMTVIENILLGPTKVQNRERSQVMEQAKALLERVGLFDRMDAWPRELSGGQKQRIAIVRALCMNPEIMLFDEVTASLDPEMVREVLDVMLGLAKQGMTMIIVTHEMGFAQAVADRVVFMDSGTVCEIAGPQEFFNNPRTERAKQFLNIFQY; encoded by the coding sequence ATGAGTAGTGAGCAAAGAGAAATTTTATTGGCAATCAAGGATTTGTATAAAGAGTATGGGGGCAAACCCGTTCTTAAGGGGATTGATCTCCAGGTCCCCAGAGGTGAGGTCATTGTGGTTTTAGGGCCCTCCGGATGCGGTAAAAGCACTCTGCTCCGCTGCCTTAACGGTCTTGAACCCATTCAAAAAGGAGATATCCTGCTGTCAGGTCAAAGCCTGATCAGAGGAAAAGTCGATTGGGAGCAGATTCGTCAGCAGATCGGTATGGTTTTTCAAAACTATGATCTTTTTCCCCATATGACGGTGATTGAGAATATTCTCCTGGGGCCTACAAAGGTACAGAACAGGGAGCGCAGCCAAGTCATGGAGCAAGCCAAGGCCCTTTTGGAAAGAGTGGGGTTATTCGATAGAATGGACGCTTGGCCAAGGGAGCTATCCGGAGGCCAGAAGCAGAGAATCGCTATCGTCAGAGCCTTATGCATGAATCCGGAGATCATGCTTTTTGATGAGGTGACAGCATCCCTTGATCCGGAAATGGTCCGGGAAGTTCTTGACGTGATGCTGGGCCTGGCCAAACAGGGAATGACCATGATCATTGTCACTCATGAGATGGGCTTTGCCCAAGCCGTCGCCGACCGGGTCGTTTTCATGGATTCAGGTACTGTTTGTGAAATTGCCGGCCCCCAGGAGTTCTTCAATAACCCACGCACCGAGCGGGCGAAGCAATTTCTTAATATATTTCAATATTAG